One window of the Glycocaulis alkaliphilus genome contains the following:
- a CDS encoding GAF domain-containing protein codes for MSHELQRLAALRACAILDTDTHPAFDCLTRAAALAFDTPIALVALVDSDRQWFKSAFGIDERETARSISFCSHTIEGYEPLVVPDATRDPRFVRSPLVTGAPHVRFYAGAPLIEANGYAIGTVSVLDTQPRSFSDCNIRLLGHMADAVMHAIDAHRDRLELKELRRRLASQDAGRSANAEASLIPVRPQQTP; via the coding sequence TTGTCTCATGAGCTACAGCGTCTCGCAGCGCTTCGCGCCTGCGCCATACTCGACACCGACACGCATCCGGCGTTTGATTGCCTGACGCGTGCGGCGGCGCTTGCGTTTGATACCCCGATTGCGCTGGTGGCGCTGGTCGATTCCGACAGGCAATGGTTCAAGTCTGCATTCGGGATTGATGAGCGTGAGACCGCCCGCTCGATCTCGTTCTGCAGTCATACGATAGAGGGCTATGAGCCGTTGGTGGTGCCGGACGCGACGCGCGATCCGCGTTTTGTCCGAAGCCCGCTGGTGACGGGCGCTCCCCATGTGCGCTTTTACGCCGGCGCTCCCCTTATCGAGGCCAATGGCTATGCTATCGGCACGGTAAGCGTGCTGGACACACAGCCGCGATCATTCAGCGACTGCAATATTCGCCTGCTTGGCCATATGGCCGATGCTGTGATGCATGCCATTGATGCGCATCGTGACCGGCTTGAGCTCAAGGAATTGCGCCGCCGTCTTGCCAGCCAGGACGCCGGCCGCAGCGCCAATGCAGAAGCCAGCCTGATACCTGTCAGGCCGCAGCAGACACCGTAG
- a CDS encoding SDR family oxidoreductase, whose translation MDLSGKTAIVTGGASGIGLAVARALHARGARIAVADLNAGSATEAGKALGGFGEAVDVADEAALVRFINKVERTLGPVDIYVSNAGLGVTDGPGWGAGDAPNAAWDLCWQVNVMGSVFAARHLARKIAARNGHFVITASAAGLLAQIGDAPYSATKAAAVSFAECLAITHGDEGLNVHCLCPEGVNTPLVQGIEGGAQGLGGYLEADEVAQILLKAMEDKRFLVMTHDNTPGYVATKGQDRDRWVGGMRKLRRMLVEKLGRPM comes from the coding sequence ATGGACCTCAGCGGGAAGACGGCGATTGTAACCGGCGGGGCAAGCGGCATAGGGCTCGCTGTCGCTAGGGCTCTCCACGCCCGCGGTGCCCGGATCGCGGTCGCTGATCTCAACGCAGGATCAGCCACAGAGGCTGGCAAGGCGCTCGGCGGGTTTGGTGAGGCTGTTGATGTCGCTGATGAGGCCGCTCTGGTGCGCTTCATCAACAAGGTCGAGCGCACGCTGGGTCCGGTGGACATCTATGTGTCCAATGCAGGCCTTGGCGTCACGGACGGGCCGGGCTGGGGCGCAGGCGATGCGCCCAATGCCGCCTGGGATCTGTGCTGGCAGGTCAATGTCATGGGCAGCGTGTTCGCCGCGCGTCATCTTGCCCGCAAAATTGCGGCCAGAAACGGCCATTTCGTCATCACAGCATCGGCTGCCGGCTTGCTGGCCCAGATCGGCGATGCGCCCTATTCAGCCACCAAGGCAGCGGCCGTATCCTTTGCCGAATGCCTGGCCATCACCCATGGCGACGAAGGCTTGAACGTCCATTGCCTGTGCCCCGAAGGGGTGAACACGCCGCTGGTGCAGGGCATTGAAGGCGGCGCACAGGGGCTGGGCGGCTATCTGGAAGCTGACGAGGTCGCGCAAATTCTTCTCAAGGCCATGGAAGACAAGCGCTTCCTCGTCATGACCCATGACAATACGCCCGGCTATGTCGCCACCAAAGGGCAGGATCGCGACCGCTGGGTTGGCGGCATGCGCAAGCTGCGCCGCATGCTGGTGGAAAAGCTCGGCCGTCCGATGTGA
- a CDS encoding response regulator transcription factor, which yields MAGEKTVLIIDDDTDLREALAEQFALEDGFAVITAVNASQGMERVREDNPDIVIFDVGLPDMDGRDACAALREEGESVPIILLTAQSGDEDHVKGLQSGASDFLAKPIAFRVLLERVRTQLRRYESSEDAVLNIGPYVFTPGMKQLVNQDGKRIRLTEKETSILKYLYRAGGQPVAREELLDRVWGYHREANTHTLETHIYRLRQKIEPDPGKTRLLVTDTGGYRLQA from the coding sequence ATGGCCGGTGAAAAGACCGTTCTCATTATCGATGACGATACCGATCTGCGTGAGGCGCTGGCCGAACAGTTTGCCCTGGAGGACGGGTTTGCGGTCATTACAGCGGTCAATGCCAGCCAAGGCATGGAGCGTGTGCGGGAGGACAATCCTGATATTGTCATTTTCGATGTCGGCCTGCCGGACATGGACGGGCGTGATGCCTGCGCGGCCTTGCGTGAGGAAGGCGAGAGCGTGCCGATCATCCTTCTGACCGCCCAGTCAGGCGATGAAGACCATGTGAAGGGGCTGCAATCTGGCGCCAGCGACTTTCTGGCAAAACCGATCGCCTTCCGGGTTTTGCTGGAGCGGGTACGCACCCAGCTCCGGCGCTATGAATCCTCTGAAGATGCTGTGCTCAATATCGGGCCTTATGTCTTCACGCCGGGCATGAAGCAGCTGGTCAATCAGGACGGCAAGCGCATCCGGCTGACCGAAAAGGAAACCAGCATATTGAAATATCTCTACCGGGCAGGCGGCCAGCCTGTTGCCCGCGAGGAATTGCTGGACCGGGTTTGGGGCTATCACCGCGAGGCCAACACCCACACGCTGGAAACCCATATCTACCGCCTGCGCCAGAAGATCGAGCCGGATCCGGGCAAGACGCGCCTGCTGGTCACCGATACAGGTGGTTACCGGTTGCAGGCCTGA
- a CDS encoding L,D-transpeptidase family protein, translating to MKLTAHSDGILLAGGQRFRCALGRSGIVPADAKREGDGASPAGVWTVRRALWRADRLEKPLTALPLQIIASDDGWCDAPADPAYNRPVRLPWPTSHEVMTREDGLYDVVVVLSHNDNPPVTGMGSAIFLHCASEDYKPTEGCVAIARDELVALLKDMSAASTLEIILAASP from the coding sequence ATGAAATTGACCGCTCACAGTGACGGGATCCTGCTTGCCGGCGGCCAGCGCTTTCGATGCGCTCTGGGCCGCTCCGGCATTGTACCCGCGGATGCCAAGCGCGAGGGGGATGGGGCGAGCCCGGCCGGAGTGTGGACCGTCCGGCGCGCCCTCTGGCGCGCAGACAGGCTGGAAAAGCCGCTAACCGCCCTGCCGCTGCAGATAATCGCGAGCGATGATGGCTGGTGCGATGCGCCCGCCGATCCTGCCTATAACCGGCCCGTGCGCCTGCCCTGGCCAACGAGCCACGAGGTGATGACGCGCGAGGACGGGCTTTATGATGTCGTTGTGGTGCTCAGTCATAATGACAATCCGCCCGTGACTGGCATGGGCTCGGCCATTTTCCTGCACTGCGCCAGTGAGGATTACAAACCCACCGAAGGCTGCGTGGCGATTGCCCGCGATGAGCTGGTGGCGCTCCTCAAGGACATGAGCGCGGCCAGCACGCTGGAGATCATTCTCGCCGCCTCGCCCTAG
- the queG gene encoding tRNA epoxyqueuosine(34) reductase QueG, whose amino-acid sequence MTSGELSNRVRALARDAGFDAVRITRADAPWEAGERLRAFVEAGHHGSMGWMEETLDRRVHPTAMWAEARSAVVVGLNYGPEHNPLVDLAHTDRAVISVYARNRDYHDLLKKRLKQMARAFHGETGEGVKVFVDTAPLMEKPLAARSGLGWQGKHTNLVSRDWGSWLFLGVMLTEAELVPDTAETDHCGSCRACLDICPTDAFPAPYKLDARRCISYLTIEHKGPIPVEFRAAMGNRIYGCDDCLAVCPWNKFAARTEETAFHARAELEAPLLGALSRLDDAGFRALFTASPVKRIGRDRFVRNVLIALGNDTGPDALEAVLARLDDDSALVRGAAVWALSRLDQARFQAEREVRLAAETDSDVCAEWNADPC is encoded by the coding sequence ATGACTTCAGGGGAACTGAGCAACAGGGTCCGCGCGCTGGCGCGCGATGCCGGGTTCGATGCCGTGCGCATTACCCGCGCGGATGCGCCCTGGGAGGCAGGCGAGCGGCTGCGCGCCTTCGTCGAGGCGGGGCATCATGGCAGTATGGGCTGGATGGAAGAGACGCTGGACCGGCGCGTCCATCCGACGGCCATGTGGGCAGAGGCCCGCTCGGCGGTCGTAGTGGGCCTCAATTACGGGCCGGAGCACAATCCGCTGGTTGATCTTGCGCACACGGACCGGGCCGTCATTTCGGTCTATGCGCGCAACCGGGACTATCACGATCTTCTCAAAAAGCGCCTCAAACAGATGGCGCGCGCCTTTCACGGCGAGACGGGTGAGGGCGTGAAGGTTTTTGTCGATACCGCGCCCCTGATGGAAAAGCCGCTGGCGGCCCGCTCCGGGCTGGGCTGGCAGGGCAAGCACACCAATCTGGTCAGCCGGGACTGGGGCAGCTGGCTGTTTCTGGGCGTGATGCTGACCGAGGCGGAGCTGGTTCCCGATACCGCCGAGACCGATCATTGCGGATCGTGCCGGGCCTGCCTTGATATATGCCCCACAGACGCGTTTCCGGCGCCCTACAAGCTCGATGCGCGCCGCTGCATCTCCTACCTCACCATCGAACACAAAGGCCCCATACCGGTCGAATTCCGGGCCGCCATGGGCAACCGCATCTATGGCTGTGATGACTGTCTGGCCGTGTGCCCGTGGAACAAGTTCGCCGCGCGCACCGAAGAGACCGCCTTTCACGCCCGCGCCGAGCTGGAAGCGCCCTTGCTGGGCGCGCTTTCACGCCTCGATGATGCGGGGTTCCGTGCGCTCTTTACTGCCTCTCCGGTCAAGCGCATCGGCCGGGACCGGTTTGTACGCAATGTGCTGATTGCGCTGGGTAATGATACCGGTCCGGACGCGCTGGAGGCGGTGTTGGCGCGTCTTGATGATGACAGCGCGCTGGTGCGCGGCGCGGCGGTCTGGGCGCTCTCCCGGCTGGACCAGGCGCGCTTTCAGGCAGAGCGTGAGGTGCGCCTTGCCGCCGAGACCGATAGCGATGTCTGCGCCGAATGGAACGCTGATCCCTGCTAG
- a CDS encoding Smr/MutS family protein — MSGPKRTLTPEERALWRKVSHTARPLPAGGMRVQSPVNEEGFAALLRGRSGAAPAALNAGSAPRRAPVERGAERKVRRGRVEIDARIDLHGETAAHARQMLLAFLSRAAMKGHQTILVITGKGAAGRAEDTSRFEPWTPDAPSLPGVLRRSLPLWLAEPDFAVLVSGYAPAHARHGGAGAFYVMLRA; from the coding sequence ATGAGCGGGCCGAAGCGCACACTGACACCGGAAGAACGCGCTCTCTGGCGCAAGGTGTCGCACACGGCCCGGCCGCTGCCCGCAGGCGGAATGCGCGTTCAGTCCCCGGTGAATGAGGAAGGGTTTGCCGCCCTGCTCAGAGGCCGGAGCGGCGCTGCACCCGCCGCGCTGAACGCCGGGTCGGCACCCAGAAGAGCGCCGGTGGAGCGCGGCGCCGAGCGCAAGGTACGCCGCGGGCGCGTGGAGATTGATGCGCGCATTGATCTGCATGGCGAGACGGCTGCCCATGCCCGCCAGATGCTGCTGGCTTTTCTCTCCCGCGCGGCCATGAAAGGCCATCAGACCATACTCGTCATTACCGGCAAGGGAGCCGCCGGACGGGCAGAGGATACAAGCCGGTTTGAGCCCTGGACGCCTGATGCACCCTCCCTGCCGGGGGTCTTGCGCCGCAGCCTGCCCTTATGGCTCGCCGAGCCGGACTTTGCCGTTCTGGTCAGCGGCTATGCGCCCGCCCATGCCCGTCATGGCGGGGCCGGGGCCTTCTATGTCATGCTGCGGGCATGA
- a CDS encoding murein transglycosylase A → MSRTTTRTGGFLPCARPSTLAALCLALILSACASVPDTLSATPQPPAVSSLDLRPLSGFGALEGWSRHDASAALRSFGQSCEAIQRRPAERPLNERAPYAGRAGDWHAVCGEALTLIARGATPQMARSFFEARFTPVALGGEGRLTGYYEPMVQARYYPDAEFSMAIRARPGLSPRGDMSQLIAGLDADRFSGADEARPRAEIEAMNIGVPLAWGRPIDVFFMQIQGSGRLVFDDGSQRRAAFAAHNGHPYVSIGRLLLDRGELPPGQASKHHIENWLVRNGPSAWTPLFNENPRYVFFDLQEIADPNTGPMGSQGVPLTPMASLAVDPAFHAWGVPVFIDGEVSGQGRWNGLVIAQDAGGAITGPVRGDLFFGWGDEAGQTAGRQNSFARWHLLLPNALAARLRRVS, encoded by the coding sequence ATGTCACGAACGACAACCCGAACTGGCGGCTTTCTGCCGTGCGCCCGGCCTAGCACCCTAGCCGCGCTCTGCCTTGCGCTAATCCTTTCTGCCTGCGCCAGCGTACCGGACACGCTGTCCGCTACACCGCAACCCCCTGCCGTATCGTCACTCGATCTGCGCCCGCTTTCCGGGTTTGGCGCGCTTGAAGGCTGGAGCCGGCATGATGCCAGTGCGGCCTTGCGCTCTTTCGGGCAGAGCTGCGAGGCGATCCAGCGCCGTCCGGCCGAACGGCCGCTCAACGAGCGCGCGCCTTATGCGGGCCGGGCCGGTGACTGGCATGCGGTGTGCGGCGAGGCGCTCACCCTGATCGCGCGCGGCGCAACGCCCCAGATGGCCCGCAGCTTCTTCGAGGCACGCTTCACGCCGGTGGCTCTGGGCGGCGAGGGGCGGCTGACCGGCTATTACGAGCCCATGGTGCAGGCGCGCTATTATCCCGATGCCGAGTTTTCCATGGCGATCCGGGCACGTCCGGGGCTTTCCCCGCGCGGGGATATGTCCCAGCTCATCGCCGGGCTTGATGCGGATCGGTTCAGCGGCGCGGACGAGGCGCGCCCGCGCGCCGAGATCGAGGCGATGAATATCGGCGTGCCGCTGGCCTGGGGCCGCCCGATCGACGTGTTCTTCATGCAGATTCAGGGGTCTGGACGTCTGGTATTTGATGATGGCAGCCAGCGCCGTGCCGCCTTTGCCGCCCATAATGGCCATCCTTACGTGTCTATAGGCCGGCTGCTTCTGGACCGGGGCGAGCTGCCGCCGGGACAGGCGTCCAAGCACCACATCGAAAACTGGCTGGTGCGCAATGGCCCGTCGGCGTGGACGCCGCTCTTCAATGAAAACCCGCGCTACGTGTTCTTTGATCTGCAGGAGATTGCCGATCCCAATACCGGCCCGATGGGATCGCAGGGCGTGCCGTTGACGCCAATGGCGAGCCTGGCGGTCGATCCGGCCTTCCATGCCTGGGGCGTGCCGGTGTTCATCGATGGCGAAGTATCAGGGCAGGGCCGCTGGAACGGGCTGGTGATTGCGCAGGATGCGGGCGGGGCCATTACTGGCCCGGTGCGCGGCGATCTCTTCTTTGGCTGGGGCGACGAGGCCGGACAGACTGCCGGGCGCCAGAACAGTTTCGCACGCTGGCACTTGCTGCTCCCCAACGCGCTGGCGGCCCGGCTGCGCCGGGTGTCGTGA
- a CDS encoding Tim44/TimA family putative adaptor protein, whose translation MAINPPESRAAKRCMRVELLQILFFAGLAVFIGIRLYMALGRPVGRSPEEHAREETEKAVAREAAAPARETASMQDPSGRPQTAFSTVDVDEAAYDGLEAIADADGSFDAAEFIQGARAAYGMIAGAFARGDVEALEPLLAPRVMSAYREAIEARAAKGETLTTEIDRIKETRLQEASLNGPKAKIKVRFVAEIAHETRASDGSVVSGDIAALHPVAEIWSFERDVTNDNPNWRLSAVRPA comes from the coding sequence ATGGCCATCAACCCGCCCGAAAGCCGGGCGGCCAAGAGGTGCATGCGCGTGGAATTGTTGCAGATACTCTTTTTTGCAGGCTTGGCCGTGTTCATCGGCATACGTCTTTACATGGCGCTTGGCCGCCCTGTGGGGCGCTCCCCGGAAGAGCATGCGCGCGAAGAGACGGAGAAAGCCGTAGCGCGTGAAGCGGCGGCACCGGCCCGCGAAACGGCCAGCATGCAGGACCCGTCCGGGCGCCCGCAAACAGCATTCAGCACCGTTGATGTCGACGAGGCAGCCTATGACGGGCTTGAAGCCATTGCGGATGCAGACGGCAGCTTCGATGCAGCAGAGTTCATCCAGGGCGCGCGGGCTGCCTATGGCATGATTGCCGGCGCGTTTGCGCGCGGTGATGTCGAAGCGCTGGAGCCCCTGCTGGCTCCGCGCGTGATGAGTGCTTACCGCGAAGCCATTGAGGCGCGGGCTGCGAAGGGCGAAACCCTGACCACCGAGATCGACCGCATCAAGGAAACGCGCCTGCAGGAAGCTTCCCTTAACGGGCCCAAGGCCAAGATCAAGGTGCGATTCGTCGCCGAAATTGCCCACGAAACGCGCGCCAGCGATGGCAGCGTGGTGTCGGGCGATATCGCGGCGCTGCACCCGGTAGCGGAGATCTGGAGCTTTGAGCGCGATGTCACGAACGACAACCCGAACTGGCGGCTTTCTGCCGTGCGCCCGGCCTAG
- the rhuM gene encoding RhuM family protein, with product MSNDQETPAHLLEDPETGDRFLVYAGAKGVRLDIRYEGETLWMTQAQIAGLFGRDVTTISRHITNIFEEGELDEETSLQKMQTTSGRPATVYNLDTVISVGYRVSSAQATQFRRWATGILVQFAKKGFVVDSARLKDPEYIDRVSELREIIRDIRSDEFNVYRELRQICAMCKDYDPASASAREFYQHTQAKLIFAVTSHTPAEVVADRANHEAENMGLQTWPHDNIRKSDVAVSKNYLAEAEIRELNRLTTILLDIFEDQLDMGRLVMMQDARDLLDRQLQQLGRAVLNDGGRVKSSEAKRIAEGEYARFESRRRQDRHLEADRHIAELAKAAKDLPKPRRR from the coding sequence ATGAGCAACGATCAGGAGACGCCGGCCCATTTGCTTGAAGACCCCGAAACCGGCGACCGCTTTCTTGTCTATGCTGGTGCGAAGGGCGTTCGCCTAGATATTCGCTATGAAGGCGAAACCCTCTGGATGACACAGGCCCAGATTGCCGGGCTGTTTGGCCGGGACGTGACGACGATCTCCCGGCACATCACAAATATTTTTGAGGAAGGCGAGCTAGACGAAGAGACTTCTTTGCAAAAAATGCAAACAACGTCCGGCCGTCCTGCAACAGTATACAACCTCGACACGGTTATTTCAGTCGGTTACCGGGTGTCTTCGGCACAGGCGACGCAGTTTCGCCGCTGGGCAACCGGCATACTCGTTCAGTTTGCTAAAAAGGGCTTTGTTGTCGACAGCGCGAGGTTGAAAGACCCCGAATATATCGACCGGGTTTCCGAGCTACGCGAAATAATTCGCGATATCCGCTCTGATGAGTTCAATGTCTATCGTGAGCTTCGGCAGATATGCGCAATGTGCAAGGACTATGATCCTGCTTCCGCCTCAGCACGCGAATTCTATCAGCACACGCAGGCAAAACTGATATTTGCGGTAACGTCACACACCCCAGCGGAGGTTGTCGCTGACAGGGCAAACCACGAAGCCGAGAATATGGGGCTGCAAACCTGGCCTCATGACAACATTCGAAAATCAGATGTAGCTGTCTCGAAGAACTATCTTGCGGAAGCAGAAATCAGGGAGCTCAACAGGCTGACGACCATATTACTAGACATTTTTGAAGATCAGCTAGACATGGGCCGCCTGGTGATGATGCAGGATGCTCGTGACCTGCTGGACCGTCAGTTGCAGCAGCTAGGCCGGGCCGTTCTGAATGATGGAGGCCGTGTGAAATCCTCCGAAGCGAAGCGGATTGCCGAAGGCGAATACGCCAGATTCGAGTCGCGCCGAAGACAGGATCGCCATCTCGAGGCAGACCGCCATATTGCCGAGTTGGCAAAAGCGGCCAAGGACCTTCCAAAGCCTCGCCGCCGTTGA
- the secB gene encoding protein-export chaperone SecB, translating to MADTPNTPDQNANPAAGPSVRILGQYVKDLSFENPGAPDTLRGSASQPNIDLGIDVRVRALDAENFEVELLLSAKALRDNATLFVCELSYAGLFQVRGMDEQAREAFLLVEAPRLTFPFAREIVASATQNGGFPPLMLEPVDFASLYRQQLAQRAQGGSNPPAGNA from the coding sequence ATGGCTGACACCCCGAACACACCTGACCAGAACGCAAATCCGGCCGCCGGGCCGAGCGTGAGAATATTGGGGCAGTACGTGAAGGATCTCTCCTTTGAGAACCCCGGCGCGCCCGACACGCTGCGCGGCAGCGCCTCCCAGCCCAATATCGATCTGGGCATTGATGTGCGCGTGCGTGCGCTGGATGCGGAGAATTTCGAGGTCGAGCTGCTTCTCTCGGCCAAGGCACTGCGCGACAACGCCACCCTGTTTGTCTGCGAGCTGAGCTATGCCGGCCTGTTCCAGGTTCGGGGCATGGACGAGCAGGCACGCGAAGCCTTCCTGCTGGTCGAGGCGCCGCGCCTGACATTCCCCTTCGCCCGCGAAATCGTGGCCAGCGCGACGCAAAACGGCGGCTTCCCGCCGCTCATGCTGGAGCCTGTCGATTTTGCCAGCCTCTACCGCCAGCAGCTGGCCCAGCGCGCACAAGGCGGGTCCAACCCGCCTGCAGGCAACGCCTGA
- the dnaQ gene encoding DNA polymerase III subunit epsilon, with product MREIIFDTETTGLYPLEGDRVTELGCVEVFNMIPTGREFHALINPDRDIPAEVTAITGHTREMLRDKPRFEEVAKDFIAFVGDAVMVAHNAPFDRGFINMELTRAGLDPYPDSRFKDTAAMARERFPGSPANLDALCKRFDISLESRTKHGALIDAYLLAEVYLELNGGRTRALDFAGLEGTDRTVRYAPRPPRPAPLQPSSTPEERALHAAFVAEMGEARVWKRFGV from the coding sequence ATGAGAGAGATCATATTCGATACCGAGACCACAGGCCTCTACCCGCTCGAAGGCGACCGGGTCACCGAGCTTGGCTGTGTGGAAGTGTTCAACATGATCCCGACAGGCCGGGAGTTTCATGCGCTCATCAATCCGGACCGCGACATCCCTGCCGAGGTAACGGCGATTACCGGGCATACGCGCGAAATGCTGCGCGACAAGCCCAGGTTTGAAGAGGTGGCAAAGGATTTCATCGCCTTTGTCGGTGATGCGGTGATGGTGGCGCACAATGCGCCGTTTGACCGGGGCTTCATCAATATGGAGCTGACGCGCGCCGGCCTGGATCCCTATCCCGACAGCCGGTTCAAGGACACGGCGGCCATGGCGCGCGAGCGCTTTCCCGGCTCGCCGGCCAATCTCGACGCCTTGTGCAAACGATTTGATATTTCACTGGAAAGCCGCACCAAGCACGGTGCGCTTATCGATGCCTATCTGCTGGCAGAAGTGTATCTGGAGCTCAATGGCGGGCGCACGCGCGCGCTGGACTTTGCCGGGCTGGAAGGCACGGACCGCACGGTACGCTATGCGCCCCGCCCGCCGCGTCCCGCCCCGTTACAGCCTTCAAGCACGCCCGAAGAGCGTGCCCTCCACGCGGCTTTTGTGGCCGAGATGGGAGAGGCACGCGTCTGGAAAAGGTTCGGCGTCTAG
- the coaE gene encoding dephospho-CoA kinase (Dephospho-CoA kinase (CoaE) performs the final step in coenzyme A biosynthesis.) produces the protein MITIGLTGSIGMGKSTTASLFAAEGVPVFDADAAVAGMYAPGGEAVELVNAVFPDVTTAGRVDRDALSAHLKDNPQDFARLEAIVHPLVAARRAAFLQQARKDGAWCVLFDIPLLFETGMEGHVDVIVVVSAPEDVQRTRVLARDGMHADKFDMILARQTPDAHKRERADFVIDTSKGVDDARDQVRAVLDALRERPQNPRP, from the coding sequence ATGATCACGATTGGCCTCACCGGCTCCATCGGTATGGGCAAAAGCACCACGGCCTCCCTGTTCGCCGCTGAAGGCGTGCCGGTCTTTGACGCCGATGCGGCGGTGGCCGGCATGTATGCGCCGGGCGGAGAGGCGGTTGAGCTGGTCAATGCCGTGTTTCCCGATGTGACTACAGCTGGGCGCGTGGACCGTGATGCGCTCAGCGCCCATCTGAAAGACAACCCGCAGGATTTTGCCCGCCTTGAAGCCATCGTGCATCCGCTGGTGGCGGCGCGCCGCGCCGCTTTTCTGCAGCAGGCGCGCAAGGACGGGGCCTGGTGTGTGCTTTTCGATATTCCGCTCCTGTTCGAGACCGGCATGGAGGGGCATGTCGACGTGATCGTCGTGGTGTCCGCTCCGGAAGATGTGCAACGGACGCGGGTGCTGGCCCGTGACGGCATGCATGCAGATAAGTTCGACATGATCCTGGCGCGCCAGACACCCGATGCACACAAGCGCGAGCGCGCCGATTTCGTCATCGACACGTCAAAAGGTGTGGATGATGCCCGCGATCAGGTGCGCGCCGTTCTGGATGCCTTGCGCGAACGCCCGCAAAATCCCCGCCCATGA
- the aroE gene encoding shikimate dehydrogenase — MKAGVAGWPVDHSLSPLMMQAWLTDAGLAGSYDRIGVQPDAFAATISRLRDAGYRGINVTLPHKQAALTLADEASEGARACGAANLLLFGPDGIVADNTDIVGVEAALAESGWQAGVGPAVLIGAGGAARAALHVLNASGAPVRIINRSRDRAAGLVRSMGCAAEIYGLDDAAAALEGARLVINATSLGMKGQPELCVPLDALPPGAAVFDMVYAPLETPLLRQARARGLRTVDGLSMLIGQARPAFEAFFGQPAPAGTQVRALLEAALEERA; from the coding sequence ATGAAAGCCGGTGTCGCAGGCTGGCCAGTCGATCACTCGCTTTCGCCGCTGATGATGCAGGCCTGGCTGACCGATGCGGGGCTTGCCGGCAGCTATGACCGTATCGGCGTGCAGCCAGACGCGTTTGCCGCCACCATATCGCGCCTGCGCGATGCGGGTTATCGCGGGATCAATGTCACCTTGCCGCACAAGCAGGCCGCTCTGACGCTAGCCGACGAGGCGAGCGAGGGCGCGCGTGCCTGCGGCGCGGCAAACCTTCTTCTGTTCGGTCCAGACGGCATTGTGGCGGACAATACCGATATTGTGGGGGTGGAAGCGGCGCTGGCGGAAAGCGGCTGGCAGGCCGGTGTGGGCCCGGCTGTCCTTATCGGGGCTGGCGGGGCGGCCCGCGCGGCGCTTCATGTGCTTAATGCGTCGGGCGCGCCAGTGCGGATCATCAATCGCAGCCGGGACAGGGCAGCCGGGCTGGTGCGTTCCATGGGCTGCGCGGCCGAGATTTACGGGCTGGATGATGCGGCGGCTGCGCTTGAGGGCGCCCGCCTTGTCATTAACGCCACCTCACTTGGCATGAAGGGACAGCCGGAGCTCTGCGTGCCGCTGGATGCATTGCCGCCCGGCGCCGCTGTCTTTGACATGGTGTACGCGCCGCTGGAGACGCCTCTGCTGAGGCAGGCCCGGGCGCGCGGGCTAAGGACGGTGGACGGGCTTTCCATGCTGATCGGCCAGGCCCGCCCGGCCTTTGAGGCGTTCTTCGGCCAGCCTGCGCCTGCCGGTACGCAGGTCAGGGCCTTGCTGGAAGCCGCGCTGGAGGAGAGGGCATGA
- a CDS encoding Maf family protein, with the protein MTALVLASGSASRRAILDKACVPFTIDPADIDEGAVKAGFAGTPAELALELARQKALAVSPRQAGKLVLGADQVLEFEGRAYDKSRDEAEARARLIMLRGRTHALVGGLVLACDGQIVWQHQSRCEMHVRNVSDSFLDRYMRDAGSILTAGVGGYAYEGLGAQLFERVEGDFFSVLGLPLLPLLDALRQHGVLEG; encoded by the coding sequence GTGACCGCGCTCGTTCTGGCATCCGGTTCGGCGTCGCGCCGCGCGATTCTGGATAAGGCCTGCGTGCCTTTCACGATTGATCCGGCGGATATTGATGAGGGCGCCGTGAAAGCAGGCTTTGCCGGCACCCCTGCTGAACTGGCACTTGAACTTGCCCGGCAGAAAGCCCTGGCGGTTTCGCCCCGGCAGGCGGGAAAGCTGGTACTGGGCGCCGATCAGGTGCTGGAATTTGAAGGCCGTGCCTATGACAAGTCGCGCGATGAGGCAGAGGCCCGTGCGCGCCTGATAATGCTGCGCGGCAGGACGCATGCGCTGGTTGGCGGGCTGGTACTGGCCTGTGATGGCCAGATTGTGTGGCAGCATCAAAGCCGGTGCGAGATGCATGTCCGCAATGTGTCGGACAGCTTTCTCGACCGCTATATGCGCGATGCCGGGTCTATCCTGACAGCTGGCGTCGGCGGTTATGCCTATGAAGGGCTGGGCGCGCAGCTGTTTGAGCGGGTGGAGGGCGATTTCTTCTCGGTTCTGGGCCTGCCGCTCCTGCCGCTGCTGGATGCGCTGCGCCAGCATGGCGTGCTGGAGGGTTGA